From one Pseudomonas sp. S35 genomic stretch:
- the tcyN gene encoding L-cystine ABC transporter ATP-binding protein TcyN, translating into MIVVEKLTKQFKGQVVLNGIDLEVKEGEVVAIIGPSGSGKTTFLRCLNFLEEPTSGRIKVGDIQIDGSKPLNQQQGLVRRLRQHVGFVFQNFNLFPHRTALENVIEGPTVVKKMPREDAIALGRQLLARVGLAGKEDAYPRRLSGGQQQRVAIARALAMEPEVILFDEPTSALDPELVGEVLATIRSLAEENRTMVIVTHEMSFARDVANRVIFFDKGVIVEQGEAKALFANPREERTKQFLSKFLAH; encoded by the coding sequence ATGATCGTGGTTGAAAAACTGACCAAACAATTCAAGGGTCAAGTGGTGCTCAACGGCATCGACCTTGAGGTCAAGGAAGGCGAAGTCGTCGCCATCATCGGCCCCAGCGGTTCCGGCAAGACCACCTTCCTGCGCTGCCTGAATTTCCTCGAAGAACCCACCAGCGGCCGCATCAAGGTGGGTGACATCCAGATCGACGGCAGCAAACCGCTCAACCAGCAACAAGGCCTGGTGCGACGCCTGCGCCAACACGTGGGCTTTGTGTTCCAGAACTTCAACCTGTTCCCCCATCGCACGGCGCTGGAAAACGTCATCGAAGGCCCCACCGTGGTCAAGAAGATGCCGCGCGAAGACGCTATTGCCTTGGGGCGCCAACTGCTGGCCAGGGTCGGCCTGGCGGGCAAGGAAGACGCCTACCCACGGCGCCTGTCCGGTGGCCAGCAACAGCGCGTGGCGATTGCCCGTGCGTTGGCTATGGAGCCGGAGGTGATTCTGTTCGACGAACCCACCTCCGCCCTCGACCCGGAGCTGGTCGGCGAAGTGCTGGCGACCATCCGCAGCCTGGCTGAGGAGAATCGCACCATGGTCATCGTCACCCACGAAATGAGCTTTGCCCGAGACGTGGCCAACCGAGTGATCTTTTTCGACAAGGGCGTGATCGTCGAACAGGGCGAAGCCAAGGCGTTGTTTGCCAACCCGCGGGAAGAACGAACCAAGCAGTTCCTGAGCAAGTTTCTGGCCCACTAA
- a CDS encoding SfnB family sulfur acquisition oxidoreductase, protein MTLSHHVAVITSDEQALIVASDLAEDFRRDSILRDRERRLPLPELDVFSRSGLWGISVPKEYGGAGVSNVTLAKVIALIAQADASLGQIPQNHFYALEVLRVNGSPAQQQRLYAEVLAGQRLGNALAELGTKTAHDRVTRITRDGDGFRISGRKFYSTGAIYAQRIPTSVVDEHGVQQLAFVPRDSEGLSVIDDWSGFGQRTTGSGSVVFDNVWVAAQDVIAFQSAFERPTTVGPLAQILHAAIDTGIARAAFEDALHFVRTKTRPWIDAGNDKATEDPLTLKSFGHLSIRLHAAEALLERAGEYLDRAQADSNAQSVAAASIAVAEARALSTEISLAAGSTLFELAGSQATLAEHGLDRHWRNARVHTLHDPVRWKYHAVGNYYLNDENPPLRGTI, encoded by the coding sequence ATGACTCTTTCTCACCACGTCGCGGTTATCACCAGCGATGAACAAGCCCTTATTGTCGCCAGCGACCTGGCCGAAGACTTTCGCCGTGACAGCATCCTGCGCGACCGCGAACGCCGCCTGCCCTTGCCTGAGCTGGACGTGTTCTCGCGCTCCGGCCTGTGGGGCATCAGCGTGCCCAAGGAGTACGGCGGCGCCGGCGTGTCCAACGTCACCCTGGCCAAGGTCATCGCCCTGATCGCCCAGGCCGACGCCTCCCTGGGCCAGATCCCGCAGAACCACTTCTACGCCCTTGAAGTGCTGCGCGTGAACGGCAGCCCGGCGCAGCAACAACGCCTGTACGCCGAAGTGCTGGCCGGCCAGCGCTTGGGCAATGCCCTGGCGGAACTGGGCACCAAGACCGCCCATGACCGCGTCACACGCATCACCCGCGACGGCGATGGTTTTCGCATCAGCGGCCGCAAGTTCTACTCCACCGGTGCGATCTACGCGCAACGCATCCCCACCTCGGTGGTGGACGAACACGGCGTGCAGCAACTGGCGTTTGTACCGCGCGATAGCGAAGGCCTGAGCGTAATCGACGACTGGAGCGGCTTTGGCCAGCGCACCACCGGCAGCGGCTCGGTGGTGTTCGACAACGTGTGGGTCGCCGCCCAGGATGTGATTGCGTTCCAGAGCGCCTTTGAACGCCCGACGACGGTCGGCCCGCTGGCGCAGATCCTTCACGCCGCGATCGACACCGGTATCGCCCGCGCCGCGTTTGAAGATGCGCTGCACTTTGTACGCACCAAGACCCGCCCGTGGATCGACGCCGGCAACGACAAAGCGACTGAAGACCCGTTGACTCTCAAGAGCTTCGGCCACTTGAGCATCCGTCTGCACGCCGCCGAGGCGTTGCTGGAACGCGCAGGCGAATACCTCGACCGCGCACAAGCCGACAGCAATGCCCAAAGCGTTGCAGCCGCCTCGATTGCCGTCGCCGAAGCCCGCGCCTTGAGCACCGAAATTTCCCTGGCCGCCGGCAGCACGCTGTTCGAACTCGCCGGCAGCCAGGCGACCCTGGCCGAGCACGGCCTCGACCGCCACTGGCGCAACGCCCGCGTGCACACCCTGCACGACCCGGTGCGCTGGAAGTACCACGCCGTGGGCAATTACTACCTCAACGATGAAAACCCGCCACTGCGGGGGACCATCTGA
- the betT gene encoding choline transporter BetT: MNAPVFYFAATFILLFGITVIAIPQQAGAWLLAAQNWAANTVGWYYMLAMTLYLVFVVVTALSGYGKIKLGADHDEPEFSYLSWAGMLFAAGISITLFFFCVSEPLTHLVQPPQGAPMNADAARQAMQILFLHWGLHGWGVFAFVGMALAYFAYRHNLPLALRSALYPLIGKRINGPIGYAVDGFGIIATVFGLGADMGFGVLHLNSGLDYLFGIAHTQWIQVGLITLMMGAAILVAVAGVDKGVRVMSDINMLLACALLLFVLFAGPTQHLLNTLIQNIGDYLGALPTKSFDVYAYDKPSDWLGGWTVFYWAWWIAWSPFVGLFIARISRGRTIREFVFGVLLIPLGFTLAWMSIFGNSAIDQVLNHGMTALGQSAIDDPSMSLYLLLETYPWSKTVIAVTVFISFVFFVTSADSGTVVLSTLSSKGGNADEDGPKWLRVFWGAMTALVTSALLFAGSIDSLKSAVVLTSLPFSLILLLMMWGLHKAFYLESQKQIAQLHSLAPISASRKGKGGWRQRLSQAVHFPSRDEVYRFLESTVRPAIEEVTAVFVEKGLSVVTQPDPSNDSVSLEIGHGEEHPFIYQVQMRGYFTPSFARGGMGSKEINNRRYYRAEVHLSEGSQDYDLVGYTKEQIINDILDQYERHLQFLHLVR, translated from the coding sequence ATGAATGCGCCGGTTTTCTACTTCGCCGCGACCTTCATCCTGCTGTTCGGCATCACTGTTATCGCTATCCCGCAACAGGCCGGTGCCTGGTTGCTGGCGGCGCAAAACTGGGCGGCCAATACGGTCGGCTGGTACTACATGCTGGCGATGACCCTGTATCTGGTCTTCGTGGTGGTCACCGCGCTATCGGGCTACGGCAAGATAAAACTCGGTGCCGACCACGACGAGCCCGAATTCAGTTACCTGTCCTGGGCCGGCATGCTGTTCGCCGCCGGGATCAGCATCACGCTGTTTTTCTTCTGCGTGTCTGAACCACTGACGCACCTGGTGCAGCCGCCGCAAGGCGCGCCGATGAACGCCGATGCTGCGCGCCAGGCCATGCAGATCCTGTTTCTGCACTGGGGCCTGCACGGCTGGGGCGTGTTCGCGTTTGTCGGCATGGCGCTGGCATATTTCGCCTATCGGCATAACCTGCCGCTGGCGTTGCGCTCGGCGCTGTACCCGCTGATCGGCAAACGCATCAACGGGCCTATCGGCTATGCGGTGGATGGCTTTGGCATCATCGCCACGGTGTTTGGCCTGGGCGCCGACATGGGCTTCGGCGTGCTGCACCTCAACTCCGGCCTCGACTACTTGTTCGGCATCGCTCACACCCAGTGGATTCAGGTGGGTTTGATCACCCTGATGATGGGCGCGGCGATTCTGGTCGCGGTGGCCGGCGTGGACAAGGGTGTGCGGGTGATGTCCGACATCAACATGCTGCTGGCCTGTGCGCTGCTGCTGTTTGTGTTGTTTGCCGGCCCCACCCAGCACTTGCTCAACACCTTGATCCAGAACATCGGCGACTACCTGGGCGCCTTGCCGACCAAGAGTTTCGATGTGTACGCCTACGATAAACCCAGCGACTGGCTGGGCGGTTGGACGGTGTTCTACTGGGCCTGGTGGATCGCATGGTCGCCGTTCGTGGGCCTGTTTATCGCGCGTATTTCCCGTGGCCGTACCATCCGCGAATTCGTGTTCGGCGTGCTGCTGATCCCCCTGGGCTTCACCCTGGCGTGGATGTCGATCTTTGGTAACAGCGCCATCGACCAGGTGCTCAATCACGGCATGACAGCCCTCGGCCAGTCGGCCATCGATGACCCGTCGATGAGCCTCTACCTGCTGCTGGAAACCTATCCGTGGAGTAAAACCGTGATCGCGGTGACGGTGTTTATCAGCTTCGTGTTCTTCGTCACCTCGGCGGACTCGGGCACGGTGGTGCTGTCGACCTTGTCGTCCAAAGGCGGCAACGCCGATGAAGACGGGCCGAAATGGCTGCGGGTGTTCTGGGGTGCGATGACGGCGCTGGTCACCAGCGCATTGCTGTTTGCCGGTAGCATCGACTCGCTGAAATCCGCGGTGGTGCTGACTTCGTTGCCGTTCTCGCTGATCCTGCTGCTGATGATGTGGGGGCTGCACAAGGCGTTCTATCTTGAGTCGCAAAAGCAGATCGCACAGTTGCATTCGTTGGCGCCGATCTCGGCTTCGCGCAAAGGCAAGGGCGGCTGGCGCCAGCGCTTGAGCCAGGCGGTGCATTTCCCATCGCGTGATGAGGTGTACCGCTTCCTTGAATCGACGGTGCGCCCGGCGATTGAAGAAGTGACGGCGGTGTTTGTCGAGAAGGGCCTTTCGGTGGTGACTCAACCGGACCCGTCCAACGATAGCGTCAGCCTGGAAATCGGCCATGGCGAGGAACATCCGTTCATCTACCAGGTGCAGATGCGCGGCTACTTCACACCGTCGTTCGCCCGTGGCGGCATGGGCTCCAAAGAGATCAACAACCGCCGCTACTATCGGGCGGAAGTGCACTTGAGTGAAGGCAGCCAGGACTACGACCTGGTGGGCTACACCAAGGAGCAGATCATCAACGACATCCTCGACCAGTACGAGCGACATTTGCAGTTCCTGCACCTGGTGCGTTGA
- a CDS encoding LLM class flavin-dependent oxidoreductase yields MTKKKILLNAFNMNCIGHINHGLWTHPRDTSTQYKTIEYWTELAQTLERGLFDGLFIADIVGVYDVYQHSIDVPLKESIQLPVNDPLLLVSAMAAVTKNLGFGLTANLTYEAPYLFARRMSTLDHLSRGRVGWNIVTGYLDSAAKAMGLTEQVEHDRRYDQADEYLEVLYKLWEGSWEDDAVINDPAQRVYAQPGKVHKVEHHGEFYQVQGYHLCEPSPQRTPVLFQAGSSDRGLLFAGRHAECVFISGQNKASTKVQVDKVRASAVEAGRNPDDIKVFMGLNVIVGATEELAWAKHAEYLSYASAEAGVAHFSASTAIDFAEYELDEPIQYVKSNAIQSATKNLQNNDWTRRKLLEQHALGGRYITLVGSPEQVADELESWISETGLDGFNLTRIVTPESYVDFIDLVVPQLQKRGSYKTAYEQGTLREKVFQGSARLPEQHTGSTYRH; encoded by the coding sequence ATGACGAAGAAAAAAATCCTGCTCAATGCCTTCAACATGAACTGCATCGGGCACATCAACCACGGCCTGTGGACCCACCCACGGGATACGTCCACCCAGTACAAGACCATCGAGTATTGGACTGAGTTGGCGCAAACCCTGGAGCGCGGGCTGTTCGACGGTTTGTTCATTGCCGACATCGTCGGCGTGTACGACGTCTACCAACACTCCATCGACGTACCGCTCAAGGAGTCGATCCAACTGCCGGTCAACGACCCGTTGCTGCTGGTCTCGGCGATGGCTGCGGTCACCAAAAACCTGGGCTTCGGCCTTACCGCCAACCTCACGTATGAGGCGCCGTACCTGTTCGCCCGGCGCATGTCCACGCTCGATCACCTGAGCCGTGGCCGGGTGGGCTGGAACATCGTCACTGGCTACCTCGACAGCGCCGCCAAGGCGATGGGCCTTACCGAGCAGGTCGAGCATGACCGCCGCTACGACCAGGCCGATGAGTACCTGGAGGTGCTCTACAAACTCTGGGAAGGCAGCTGGGAAGACGACGCGGTGATCAACGACCCAGCGCAGCGGGTCTACGCGCAGCCGGGCAAGGTGCACAAGGTCGAGCACCACGGCGAGTTCTATCAGGTGCAGGGGTATCACCTGTGCGAACCATCGCCGCAGCGCACGCCGGTGCTGTTCCAGGCTGGCAGCTCGGACCGTGGCCTGCTGTTCGCCGGGCGCCATGCCGAGTGCGTGTTTATCAGCGGGCAGAACAAGGCGTCGACCAAAGTCCAGGTGGACAAGGTGCGCGCCAGCGCAGTCGAGGCCGGACGCAATCCGGATGACATCAAGGTGTTCATGGGCCTCAACGTGATCGTTGGCGCTACCGAAGAGCTGGCCTGGGCCAAGCACGCCGAGTACCTGAGCTACGCCAGCGCAGAGGCCGGCGTTGCGCATTTCTCGGCCTCCACCGCGATTGATTTTGCCGAATACGAACTGGACGAACCGATCCAGTACGTGAAGAGCAACGCGATCCAGTCGGCCACCAAGAACCTGCAGAACAACGACTGGACCCGGCGCAAATTGCTGGAGCAGCACGCCCTCGGTGGGCGCTATATCACCTTGGTCGGCTCGCCCGAACAGGTGGCGGATGAGCTGGAGTCGTGGATCAGTGAGACCGGGTTGGATGGCTTCAACCTGACGCGGATTGTGACGCCGGAAAGCTATGTGGATTTCATTGACCTGGTGGTGCCGCAACTGCAGAAGCGCGGGTCGTACAAGACCGCGTATGAGCAAGGAACGTTAAGAGAAAAAGTCTTCCAAGGCAGCGCCCGTCTACCCGAACAACACACCGGTTCCACCTACCGCCACTGA
- the epsC gene encoding serine O-acetyltransferase EpsC, with the protein MSERSSHWQLQTIVSQLRGARDQWRTRNGRLSGEHGGRELPSREAVAQILEALCGALFPMRLGPADLREESEDFYVGHTLDVALNALLAQARLELRYAARQGGQDDSQIDAHAIRLIQDFALALPSLRSLLDTDVLAAYHGDPAARSVDEVLLCYPGILAVIHHRLAHHLYRAGLPLLARIVAEIAHSATGIDIHPGAQIGPSFFIDHGTGVVIGETAIIGERVRIYQAVTLGAKRFPADEDGQLQKGHPRHPIVEDDVVIYAGATILGRITIGKGSTIGGNVWLTRSVPAEANITQANLQHEDGAQK; encoded by the coding sequence GTGAGTGAGCGTTCCAGCCATTGGCAATTACAGACCATCGTCAGCCAGTTGCGCGGCGCCCGCGACCAGTGGCGCACGCGCAACGGCCGCTTGAGCGGCGAGCATGGCGGCCGCGAGTTGCCGTCCCGGGAGGCGGTTGCGCAGATCCTCGAAGCGTTGTGTGGCGCGCTGTTCCCGATGCGCCTGGGGCCGGCGGATCTGCGTGAAGAAAGTGAAGATTTCTACGTCGGCCATACCCTCGATGTCGCGCTGAATGCCTTGCTCGCCCAGGCGCGCCTGGAACTGCGTTATGCCGCGCGTCAGGGTGGCCAGGATGACAGCCAGATCGACGCCCATGCCATCCGCCTGATCCAGGATTTCGCCCTGGCCCTGCCGTCGTTGCGCAGCCTGCTCGACACCGACGTGCTGGCGGCCTACCACGGCGACCCAGCCGCACGCAGCGTGGATGAAGTGCTGTTGTGCTACCCGGGGATCCTGGCGGTGATTCACCATCGCCTGGCCCACCACCTGTACCGCGCCGGCCTGCCGTTGCTGGCGCGGATCGTCGCGGAAATCGCCCACTCGGCCACTGGCATCGACATCCACCCCGGTGCACAGATCGGCCCGAGTTTCTTTATCGACCACGGGACGGGTGTGGTGATCGGCGAAACCGCGATCATCGGCGAACGGGTGCGCATCTACCAGGCCGTGACATTGGGCGCCAAGCGCTTCCCGGCGGATGAGGATGGGCAGTTGCAGAAGGGCCATCCACGTCACCCGATCGTCGAGGACGATGTGGTGATCTATGCCGGGGCGACGATCCTGGGGCGGATCACCATCGGCAAAGGCTCGACCATTGGCGGCAATGTGTGGCTGACTCGCAGCGTGCCCGCTGAGGCGAACATCACCCAGGCGAATTTGCAGCATGAGGATGGGGCGCAGAAATAG
- the tcyL gene encoding cystine ABC transporter permease produces the protein MEASFQLALDSAPFLLKGAYYTVILSLGGMFFGLLLGFGLALMRLSRFKLLSWTARVYVSFFRGTPLLVQLFLIYYGLPQVGIELDPIPAAMIGFSLNMAAYACEILRAAIASIERGQWEAAASIGMTRAQTLRRAILPQAMRTALPPLGNSFISLVKDTALAATIQVPELFRQAQLVSARTFEIFTMYLSAALIYWVLASILAHFQNRLEDRVNRHDLES, from the coding sequence ATGGAAGCAAGTTTCCAACTCGCGCTGGACTCCGCGCCCTTTCTGCTCAAGGGCGCGTACTACACGGTGATTCTTAGCCTTGGCGGGATGTTTTTCGGCTTGCTGCTGGGCTTCGGCCTGGCCTTGATGCGCCTGTCGCGCTTCAAGCTGTTGAGCTGGACCGCCCGCGTCTACGTGTCGTTCTTTCGCGGCACGCCCTTGCTGGTACAGCTGTTCTTGATCTACTACGGCTTGCCGCAAGTGGGCATCGAGCTGGATCCGATCCCGGCCGCCATGATCGGCTTTTCGCTGAACATGGCGGCCTACGCCTGTGAAATCCTGCGGGCCGCCATCGCGTCTATCGAGCGTGGCCAGTGGGAAGCCGCTGCCAGTATCGGCATGACCCGTGCGCAGACCCTGCGCCGGGCCATCCTGCCGCAAGCGATGCGCACCGCGCTGCCGCCGCTGGGCAACAGCTTTATTTCGCTGGTCAAGGACACGGCGCTGGCTGCCACCATCCAGGTGCCGGAGTTGTTTCGCCAGGCGCAACTGGTGTCGGCGCGCACCTTCGAAATTTTCACCATGTATCTGTCCGCCGCCCTGATCTACTGGGTGCTGGCGAGCATCCTGGCGCATTTTCAAAATCGTCTGGAAGACCGGGTCAACCGGCATGACCTGGAGTCTTGA
- a CDS encoding D-cysteine desulfhydrase — protein sequence MIKQQLDRFNRLELLGAATALEKLERLSAWLGRDIYVKRDDTTPLAMGGNKLRKLEYLAADAIAQGADTLVTAGAIQSNHVRQTAALAAKLGLGCVALLENPTGTEDPNYLGNGNRLLLELFDAKVELVENLDNVDDQLNALADRLRSNGKKPYLVPIGGSNALGALGYVRAGLELAAQIEDSGVEFAAVVLASGSAGTHSGLALALSEVLPQLPVIGITVSRPEETQFPKVQGLAERTAELLGVDIPEAFKVILWDEYFGPRYGEPNAGTLSAVKLLASQEGLLLDPVYTGKAMAGLLDGIGRQRFEDGPIIFLHTGGAPALFAYESVFN from the coding sequence ATGATCAAGCAACAGCTCGACCGTTTTAACCGTCTGGAACTGCTGGGCGCGGCCACTGCCCTGGAAAAACTCGAGCGGCTGTCGGCCTGGCTGGGCAGGGACATCTACGTCAAGCGCGACGACACCACGCCACTGGCGATGGGCGGCAACAAGCTGCGCAAACTCGAATACCTGGCGGCCGATGCCATCGCCCAGGGCGCCGACACCCTGGTGACGGCGGGCGCCATCCAGTCCAACCATGTGCGCCAGACCGCCGCCCTCGCGGCCAAGCTCGGCCTGGGTTGCGTCGCCCTGCTGGAAAACCCCACCGGCACTGAAGACCCCAACTACCTGGGCAACGGCAACCGCCTGCTGCTGGAGTTGTTCGACGCCAAGGTGGAGTTGGTGGAAAACCTCGACAACGTCGACGACCAGCTCAATGCCCTCGCCGACCGCTTGCGCAGCAACGGCAAGAAGCCCTACCTGGTGCCCATCGGCGGCTCCAACGCCCTCGGCGCCCTGGGTTATGTACGCGCCGGCTTGGAGCTGGCCGCGCAGATCGAAGACAGCGGGGTTGAGTTCGCGGCCGTGGTGTTGGCCTCCGGCAGCGCAGGCACCCACAGCGGGCTCGCATTGGCATTGAGTGAAGTGTTGCCGCAATTGCCCGTGATCGGCATCACCGTTTCGCGCCCTGAAGAAACGCAGTTCCCGAAAGTACAGGGCCTGGCCGAACGCACCGCCGAGTTGCTCGGTGTGGATATCCCCGAAGCGTTCAAGGTGATCTTGTGGGACGAATACTTCGGCCCCCGTTATGGCGAACCGAACGCCGGCACGCTTTCGGCGGTCAAGCTATTGGCCAGCCAGGAAGGCCTGCTGCTCGACCCGGTCTACACTGGCAAGGCCATGGCCGGGTTGCTGGATGGCATCGGGCGTCAGCGCTTTGAAGACGGCCCGATTATCTTCCTGCACACCGGCGGGGCGCCGGCGTTGTTTGCCTATGAGTCGGTTTTCAACTGA
- the tcyJ gene encoding cystine ABC transporter substrate-binding protein: MTISAFRRTLLVGTLGLALGASLLGQAVAGEQLGNIKKAGEIKIGLEGTYPPFSFVDESGKLSGFEVELSEALAKELGVKVKLQATPWDGILAALESKRLDAVVNQVTISEERKKKYDFSTPYTVSGIQALVLKKNVDSIKAANDLAGKKVGVGLGTNYEQWLKDNQPKAIIKTYNDDPTKFQDLKVGRIDAILIDRLAALEYAKKAPDTAAAGDAFSRQEAGIALRKGEPELLEAVNKALDKLRADGTLKKLSEKYFNADVTQ; this comes from the coding sequence ATGACTATTTCTGCATTTCGTCGCACATTGCTGGTCGGCACTTTGGGTCTGGCGCTCGGTGCCAGCCTGCTGGGCCAGGCCGTTGCCGGCGAGCAACTGGGTAACATCAAAAAAGCCGGCGAGATCAAAATCGGTTTGGAAGGCACCTACCCGCCGTTCAGCTTCGTCGACGAGAGCGGCAAGCTCAGCGGTTTCGAGGTCGAGCTGTCCGAAGCCCTGGCCAAGGAGCTGGGCGTCAAGGTCAAGCTGCAAGCCACGCCCTGGGACGGCATCCTCGCGGCCCTGGAATCCAAGCGCCTGGACGCTGTGGTCAACCAAGTGACCATCTCTGAGGAGCGCAAGAAGAAGTACGATTTCTCCACGCCGTACACCGTCTCCGGTATCCAGGCGCTGGTGCTGAAAAAGAACGTCGACAGCATCAAGGCCGCTAACGACCTGGCCGGCAAAAAAGTCGGCGTAGGCCTGGGCACCAACTACGAGCAATGGCTCAAGGACAACCAACCCAAAGCCATCATCAAGACCTATAACGATGACCCAACCAAGTTCCAGGACCTGAAAGTCGGCCGTATCGACGCCATCCTGATCGATCGCCTGGCCGCACTGGAATACGCCAAGAAAGCCCCGGACACCGCTGCTGCCGGCGATGCCTTCTCCCGTCAGGAAGCCGGTATTGCCCTGCGCAAAGGCGAGCCTGAACTGCTGGAAGCGGTGAACAAGGCCCTCGACAAGCTGCGCGCCGATGGCACCCTGAAGAAGCTGTCCGAGAAGTACTTCAACGCTGACGTCACTCAATAA
- a CDS encoding SfnB family sulfur acquisition oxidoreductase, which translates to MSNLALTPPQRDLDVAPLLLPAAVLRNDAEALDAAHALAQAARLQAATRDQQRKLPWAQLEQFTRSGLGSISIPREYGGPQVSFTTLADVFAIISAADPALGQIPQNHFGILHLLQGAATERQKKQLFQSVLDGWRIGNGGPERGTKNTLELKARITAVGDGYVISGQKFYSTGALFAHWVAVKALNDDGKQVMAFVRRGTEGLRIVDDWSGFGQRTTASGTVLLDQVPVDADLVVDNWRIGDSPNIQGAVSQLIQAAIDAGIARGALDDTIAFVRERSRPWIDAKVERASDDLYVIADIGKLKIELHAAEALLRKAGQVLDQVSAAPITAQSAARASIAVAEAKVLTTEVSLLVSEKLFELAGSRATLAEFNLDRHWRNARVHTLHDPVRWKYHAVGAYRLNGTLPARHSWI; encoded by the coding sequence ATGTCTAACTTGGCTCTAACACCCCCCCAGCGCGATCTGGACGTAGCACCGCTGCTGTTGCCGGCCGCCGTGCTGCGCAACGACGCCGAGGCGCTTGACGCAGCCCACGCGCTGGCCCAGGCCGCGCGCCTGCAAGCTGCCACACGTGATCAGCAACGCAAGCTGCCATGGGCGCAACTCGAACAGTTCACCCGCAGCGGGCTGGGCAGTATTTCCATCCCCCGCGAGTACGGCGGCCCACAGGTGTCATTCACCACCCTGGCCGACGTGTTCGCAATCATCAGTGCGGCAGACCCGGCCCTCGGGCAGATCCCACAGAACCATTTCGGCATCCTGCACCTGTTGCAGGGTGCGGCCACCGAGCGCCAGAAAAAGCAGCTGTTCCAAAGCGTGCTCGACGGCTGGCGCATCGGCAACGGCGGCCCGGAACGCGGCACCAAGAACACCCTGGAGCTCAAGGCGCGCATCACCGCCGTGGGCGACGGTTACGTGATCAGCGGCCAGAAGTTCTACTCCACCGGCGCGCTGTTTGCCCATTGGGTGGCGGTCAAGGCGTTGAACGATGACGGCAAGCAAGTCATGGCATTCGTACGCCGTGGCACCGAAGGGCTGCGCATCGTCGATGACTGGTCCGGCTTCGGCCAACGCACCACCGCCAGCGGCACAGTGTTGCTGGACCAAGTGCCGGTGGATGCCGACCTGGTGGTCGACAACTGGCGCATCGGCGACAGCCCGAACATCCAGGGCGCGGTGTCGCAATTGATCCAGGCGGCCATCGACGCCGGCATCGCCCGTGGCGCCCTCGATGACACCATCGCGTTCGTTCGCGAGCGTTCGCGCCCGTGGATCGACGCCAAGGTCGAACGCGCCAGCGATGACCTGTACGTGATCGCCGATATCGGCAAGCTGAAGATCGAACTGCACGCCGCCGAAGCCCTGCTGCGCAAGGCCGGCCAGGTGCTGGACCAGGTCAGCGCTGCACCGATTACCGCACAGTCCGCCGCCCGCGCCTCAATCGCCGTGGCCGAGGCCAAAGTGCTGACCACCGAAGTGTCGTTGCTGGTCAGCGAAAAACTCTTCGAACTGGCCGGCAGCCGCGCCACCCTCGCCGAGTTCAACCTCGACCGGCATTGGCGCAACGCCCGCGTGCACACCCTGCACGACCCGGTGCGCTGGAAGTATCACGCCGTCGGCGCCTATCGCCTAAACGGCACCTTGCCGGCTCGCCATTCCTGGATTTAA